ACGGGCCAGTATCGCCGGCTGGTTCCGGCGCAATGCGTCGCTGGGTGGCGTTTTGGACCCAGCGCGCTAAACCATAAACCCCGCATAAAGTCAAAAACGCCCTGGCAAATGCCAAGGCGTTAATATCTGAGACAGTCTTCATTGGCTAAGCGATGAGCTTAGCCAAGGCACTGTCTATCCAGACTGAGTCAGTAAAGACTCAGTCAGTAAAGGCTCAGTGCTTAAGCTTGGCCGTCATGCTGATCTCGGCGTTGAGCACCTTGGAGACCGGGCAATTGGCCTTGGCCGTTTCTGCCGCTTCTTTAAAGGTCGCATCGTCGGCACCGTCCACCTGAGCTTCAACGTCCAGATGAATTTTCGAAATATCGAACCCGGCGTCGCTCTGGGAGAGCGTCACATTGGCGCTGGTCTCGATAGAGGTGGCGGTTAGGTCTTTTTCACCCAGCACCATCGACAGGGCCATGGAGAAACAACTGGCGTGGGCGGCGCCGATCAGTTCTTCAGGGTTGGTACCTTTCTCGTCTTCAAAGCGTTTTTTGAATGAATAGCTGGCGTCGAGTACGCCGCTTTCAGTGGCAACGTGGCCACGGCCGTCTTTCAGTCCACCTTCCCAACGTGCGCTTGCTTTACGATCCATGGATAGCTCCTTTCGCGTCAAATGTCAGGTTATTGATGGAGCTGCCGATAACGACAGCTACCTCACCAGCGTAGCTGATTTTTGTCGCCCTGCCGACAGCCCTGGTTCCATTGCCGGTAAGACGGTCGTAAGCTGGTAGCTCAATGCCAACCTTTTTGAGCAAGGGATTCGCCATGTCGTCGGCAGATGCGCTGAAATTAGTGCTGCTTTCCTCTCTGTGGGGATTATCGTTTATTTTTATGCGCGTCGCGGTGCCCGAGTTTGGTCCGATTCCGCTTATATTGGTGCGTATGGTGATAGGCGCATTGCTGTTACTGCCGTTTCTGCTCAGCGTCCACTATCTGCGCCTGATATGGCAGCACAAGGGGCCGCTACTGCTACTCGGCATTATCAATCACGTCCTGCCTTTCTCGCTGCTGGCCTTGGCCACTACGCGCCTGGAAGCGGGGTTCACTTCGCTGATCAATGCCACCACGCCGATTTTTACCGCCCTTATCGGGGCATTATTTTTCGCCACGCCGATCATCCGCCAGCAATACCTGGGATTGGCACTCGCACTGGCAGGCGTTTACGTGCTGTCAGCCAACCGGCT
This window of the Halomonas sp. SH5A2 genome carries:
- a CDS encoding OsmC family protein translates to MDRKASARWEGGLKDGRGHVATESGVLDASYSFKKRFEDEKGTNPEELIGAAHASCFSMALSMVLGEKDLTATSIETSANVTLSQSDAGFDISKIHLDVEAQVDGADDATFKEAAETAKANCPVSKVLNAEISMTAKLKH